One window from the genome of Terrimicrobium sacchariphilum encodes:
- a CDS encoding FkbM family methyltransferase codes for MKLLITPLRAIFRVLFWVTPQRMHIPLRYRLTELEGGLEPELRYLDRMVRKGGTVLDIGANIGIFSYRLAGLAKRVVSFEINDDLLAELKAWNPGNIEVVPKGLSSEAHEATLYIPVLNGKKLVGWASLAPGNCPDTNEHVTKRVETVTLDSLALRGVTFIKMDVEGHELEVLRGAAKTLKANQPVMMVEIRERNLAPVRELLGGLGYAETTMKALTGQEGSEGNYFFIPREKA; via the coding sequence ATGAAACTGCTCATCACCCCGCTGCGGGCCATCTTCCGGGTCCTTTTTTGGGTCACGCCGCAACGAATGCACATTCCGCTGCGGTATCGGCTGACGGAGCTGGAGGGCGGATTGGAACCGGAGCTGCGGTATCTCGATCGCATGGTGCGAAAAGGCGGCACGGTGCTGGATATCGGGGCAAACATCGGGATCTTTTCCTATCGCCTGGCGGGGCTGGCGAAGCGGGTCGTATCGTTTGAGATCAATGACGACCTGCTGGCCGAGCTGAAAGCCTGGAATCCCGGCAACATCGAGGTGGTGCCGAAGGGCCTCTCCTCCGAGGCCCACGAGGCCACGCTTTATATCCCCGTCCTGAACGGCAAGAAGCTGGTCGGCTGGGCCAGTCTCGCTCCGGGCAACTGCCCCGACACGAACGAGCATGTCACGAAGCGCGTGGAGACGGTGACGCTGGATTCGCTCGCGCTCCGGGGCGTCACCTTCATCAAGATGGACGTCGAGGGGCATGAACTCGAGGTCCTGCGCGGCGCGGCGAAAACCCTGAAAGCGAACCAGCCGGTGATGATGGTGGAGATTCGCGAGCGCAATCTCGCGCCAGTGCGGGAACTGTTGGGCGGGCTGGGCTATGCGGAGACGACGATGAAGGCGCTGACCGGACAGGAGGGTTCGGAGGGAAACTATTTCTTCATTCCCCGGGAGAAGGCATGA
- a CDS encoding glycosyltransferase family 4 protein, with amino-acid sequence MINCNRRDGSARAVNEVAERLARRGHDVHLFARKAEDIDLGLITWHPVPGVQWPEVADFWTYHTRANRMLSRHDFDIVHSIGPNTSRANVVTIQNIQPAKKIILDRFAKTEQVSPARRLTRWLYLRVTSAAEHALYTRKPEPLFLPVSHGVEKELRAHYDIGSAMVRIVPNAADTAIFRPLAEEERLAWKAANGLAADDVVALFSGGEWARKGLDFAIEGVARCTVPKVKLFVAGDDADRERFLGLARSLGVGDRVVFGGFRRDMAEAMGAADVFLFPSHYEAFSLATIEAAACGLPVLATRINGTEDFIQPGETGEFLEHDGAQIGRVLDRLAGDASLRRAYGAAGRKLVEEKYTWDRVAEMTENAYADFLNARKTARS; translated from the coding sequence ATGATCAACTGCAACCGCCGTGACGGCAGTGCGCGAGCGGTGAACGAAGTCGCCGAGCGACTGGCCCGGCGGGGGCACGACGTGCACCTGTTTGCCCGCAAGGCGGAGGACATCGACCTCGGGCTGATCACATGGCATCCCGTGCCCGGCGTGCAATGGCCGGAAGTCGCGGATTTCTGGACCTACCACACCCGGGCGAACCGGATGCTGAGCCGCCACGACTTTGACATCGTGCACTCCATCGGCCCCAATACGAGCCGCGCCAATGTCGTCACGATCCAGAACATCCAGCCGGCGAAGAAGATCATCCTCGATCGCTTTGCGAAAACCGAGCAGGTCTCGCCGGCCCGTCGGCTGACCCGGTGGCTGTACCTGCGCGTCACCTCGGCCGCCGAGCACGCCCTGTACACCCGGAAGCCGGAACCGCTTTTCCTCCCGGTGTCGCACGGGGTGGAAAAGGAATTGCGGGCGCATTACGACATTGGCAGCGCGATGGTGCGCATCGTTCCCAATGCGGCGGACACGGCGATTTTTCGCCCCCTCGCAGAGGAAGAGAGACTGGCCTGGAAAGCAGCCAATGGATTGGCGGCGGACGACGTGGTCGCGCTTTTCTCCGGAGGCGAATGGGCGCGCAAGGGGCTGGATTTTGCGATCGAGGGTGTGGCCCGCTGCACGGTTCCCAAGGTCAAACTCTTCGTCGCCGGAGACGATGCGGATCGGGAACGATTCCTCGGGCTGGCGAGGTCGCTCGGGGTCGGAGACCGGGTCGTCTTTGGAGGGTTCCGCCGCGACATGGCGGAGGCTATGGGGGCGGCGGATGTGTTTCTCTTCCCCAGCCACTACGAGGCCTTCAGCCTGGCGACGATCGAGGCGGCGGCCTGCGGGCTGCCCGTCCTGGCGACACGGATCAACGGAACGGAGGATTTCATCCAGCCGGGGGAAACCGGCGAGTTCCTCGAGCATGATGGCGCACAGATCGGGCGGGTGCTGGACCGGCTGGCCGGGGATGCGAGCCTGCGGCGCGCCTACGGGGCAGCGGGCCGGAAGCTGGTGGAGGAGAAGTACACCTGGGATCGCGTTGCAGAGATGACGGAAAATGCTTACGCTGATTTCCTTAACGCTCGAAAAACCGCCCGCTCATGA
- a CDS encoding O-antigen ligase family protein has product MDWLVSIAIVLPAGYLYMIRSTWLIDYLVWITVLNRGIRRYVDWMAGSFNPLSPVSLTPLVISGLIFLMVFQNYNRLPGYFRKIIISFAIALSVAFAVGLIRNKLAAVYSLAEYVTPLSIMACAVLAWGKNDILDRWIKTVGWAAVFASAYGWYQYFTIPAWDAFWVRAVGFEGYLGKLKPTEMTVFSTMSERGPLASFLGFAVIPMICAKRWRNIGGWLSVLLILSVILLTFVRSTIITIGLAAVLYPLLNRGKNTFRIVILLCVIALAANVGLSLIPTSGKISERVSSIATITKDGSFQGRMEIAQYGFSSVIRNPIGTGLGSTGLAGRVNTGEIEAGAAIGDNGYFAILFTFGWIGSFFFFRAFYLIWRQIRIFERLGIRTDAVMLFKAFFVTGSIALIAGDWIAGAGSIVFFILAGFALHPRPQMDDYARRHSAHRGQKTFKPAT; this is encoded by the coding sequence ATGGACTGGCTGGTCTCCATCGCGATCGTGCTACCGGCCGGGTATCTCTACATGATCCGGTCCACGTGGCTGATCGACTATCTCGTCTGGATCACAGTGTTGAATCGCGGCATCCGGCGCTATGTGGATTGGATGGCCGGGAGCTTCAATCCGCTGTCCCCGGTAAGCCTGACGCCACTGGTGATCTCGGGATTGATCTTTTTGATGGTCTTTCAGAATTACAACCGACTACCCGGATACTTTCGCAAGATCATTATCTCCTTCGCCATCGCACTGAGCGTGGCATTCGCGGTCGGACTGATCCGCAACAAGCTGGCTGCAGTTTACTCCCTGGCGGAATATGTAACGCCGCTCTCAATCATGGCATGTGCGGTGCTGGCTTGGGGAAAAAACGACATCCTCGACCGCTGGATCAAGACGGTTGGCTGGGCGGCGGTCTTTGCGAGCGCCTACGGATGGTACCAGTATTTCACCATTCCGGCCTGGGACGCCTTCTGGGTGCGGGCAGTGGGATTCGAGGGGTATCTGGGCAAGCTGAAGCCGACAGAGATGACGGTATTTTCCACGATGAGCGAGCGTGGTCCACTGGCGAGCTTCCTGGGCTTTGCCGTGATCCCGATGATCTGCGCGAAGCGGTGGCGCAATATCGGGGGATGGCTCTCGGTGCTTCTCATCCTGTCAGTAATCCTCCTCACCTTTGTGCGCAGCACCATCATCACCATCGGCCTGGCAGCCGTGCTTTATCCGCTGCTGAACCGCGGAAAGAACACATTCCGCATCGTGATCCTGCTCTGCGTCATCGCTCTGGCGGCAAATGTGGGCCTGAGCCTCATTCCCACCTCCGGCAAGATCAGCGAGCGCGTCAGCTCGATTGCGACGATCACCAAGGACGGGTCATTCCAAGGGCGAATGGAAATCGCCCAGTACGGATTTTCCTCCGTCATCCGCAATCCCATTGGTACCGGGCTGGGATCGACCGGACTGGCCGGACGAGTAAATACCGGTGAGATCGAGGCTGGGGCGGCCATCGGAGACAACGGGTACTTTGCCATCCTGTTCACCTTTGGCTGGATCGGGTCGTTTTTCTTCTTCCGGGCTTTCTATCTGATCTGGAGGCAGATCCGAATCTTTGAGCGCCTGGGTATCCGGACGGATGCAGTGATGCTGTTCAAGGCGTTTTTCGTGACCGGCAGCATCGCGCTCATCGCCGGGGACTGGATCGCCGGTGCGGGATCGATCGTCTTCTTCATCCTGGCTGGTTTCGCCCTGCATCCCCGCCCGCAAATGGACGACTACGCACGGAGGCACTCCGCACACCGAGGCCAGAAGACCTTCAAGCCCGCAACCTGA
- a CDS encoding glycosyltransferase → MTRPTLVSAAYPPDLDGIGDYTWWLGGALSRAIGDGIPVITRTGDHLAQEGVKVHGVFDPHDLSSVRKLPFCVNGGWLVFQYNPFSWGRRGWCPAVPEALNSVKAVHPHLKLAVMFHETTVPRWPWKFALMRRWQRPVFRKICKLADVAFASSERYVRQIEKVGHPMSVVHLPVGSNVARSSLDREEACRAMRLPDDAILVGVFGSAHESRLLDWIGAAFAGVKENQPHAKVLYVGPHGDAIARAVGDSSLVIDMGIQPSDRAGVCLSAMDLLLAPFNDGISTRRGSVIAAFQNGVPVATTLSKWTDSVFRSQAPAALLLSQATTAIDFARDTAEWATFLNNHSQKARYREDIQAFHDAVFSWDLIAKQLMEALQ, encoded by the coding sequence ATGACGAGGCCCACCCTGGTCAGCGCAGCCTACCCCCCGGATCTCGATGGAATTGGAGACTATACCTGGTGGCTGGGCGGCGCATTATCTCGGGCAATAGGTGACGGAATCCCGGTGATCACCCGTACGGGCGATCATCTCGCCCAAGAAGGGGTGAAAGTGCATGGCGTTTTCGACCCGCACGATCTCTCGTCGGTCAGGAAACTCCCATTCTGCGTAAATGGCGGCTGGCTGGTGTTTCAGTACAACCCCTTCTCCTGGGGACGACGAGGATGGTGCCCGGCAGTACCTGAGGCTCTGAATAGCGTCAAGGCGGTGCATCCACACCTCAAGCTGGCGGTGATGTTTCACGAGACCACGGTGCCGAGATGGCCGTGGAAGTTTGCATTGATGCGGCGGTGGCAAAGGCCGGTTTTCCGCAAAATATGCAAACTGGCCGACGTAGCCTTCGCCTCCAGTGAGCGGTATGTGAGGCAGATCGAAAAGGTCGGACATCCCATGTCCGTAGTCCACCTGCCGGTAGGTTCCAATGTGGCCCGATCTTCGCTCGACCGGGAGGAGGCGTGCAGGGCGATGCGCTTGCCAGATGACGCAATACTGGTGGGAGTTTTCGGTTCGGCGCACGAAAGCCGGCTACTCGACTGGATCGGGGCTGCATTTGCCGGAGTGAAAGAAAACCAGCCTCATGCCAAGGTGCTCTACGTAGGTCCGCATGGCGACGCCATCGCCCGCGCGGTGGGAGATTCGTCCCTGGTGATCGACATGGGGATTCAACCGTCCGACCGGGCCGGGGTGTGCCTTTCGGCGATGGATCTGCTCCTTGCGCCGTTCAATGACGGGATATCCACGCGGCGCGGATCGGTGATCGCAGCATTTCAGAATGGCGTTCCCGTCGCGACGACACTCTCCAAGTGGACGGATTCCGTCTTTCGCAGCCAGGCTCCCGCTGCGCTGTTGCTTTCGCAGGCCACGACTGCCATCGACTTTGCCCGGGATACGGCGGAGTGGGCGACTTTCCTAAACAACCACAGTCAGAAAGCCCGGTATCGTGAGGATATACAGGCATTTCACGACGCGGTTTTTTCCTGGGACCTGATCGCAAAGCAGCTGATGGAGGCGCTTCAGTAA
- a CDS encoding glycosyltransferase family 4 protein has protein sequence MRIAATGYVSEEAGSVASANALLLRGLLERGIEITFFSKASFVDPRPAVGDHAGFAFVDVDNRIADRVRARLSRIPVARGVSGAVDTHTYHRLLVRQISEYHARGPFALVLWLGEYARGRVEGIPSVSFAQGPPGTDARSVLNHYDEIRRLTGPLTALRWRGLAQLRLSPAGLPPLRFSDQILVGSEQSRQTLITVYGRERDKIHALPYPIDLETFRVAETIPAREGMLRCLWLGRIIPRKRLDLFLDGAAGAIRDGVNLRLTIAGGVGFIPGYEKLIRDFPYPSQLDWRHFVPRAEVPALLHDHDVLVQPSEEENFGSSVAEAQACGLPVIVGRTNGNADYLADGDIRLADDDPRTLTEAIKIVAGRKASRTTIDEARSRACAEKHFAPAKIADRLADLLKSFARS, from the coding sequence ATGCGGATCGCGGCCACGGGATATGTCTCAGAGGAAGCCGGGAGCGTGGCGAGCGCCAACGCCCTGCTGCTGCGCGGCCTGCTGGAGCGAGGGATCGAGATCACATTTTTCTCCAAGGCATCCTTCGTCGATCCCCGGCCAGCTGTTGGAGACCACGCCGGTTTTGCATTTGTCGACGTGGACAACAGAATCGCCGATCGCGTACGAGCGAGATTGTCACGTATCCCGGTGGCTCGCGGGGTCAGCGGCGCGGTGGACACACATACCTATCACCGACTGCTGGTCAGACAAATCTCCGAGTACCATGCCCGAGGGCCATTTGCCCTCGTACTCTGGCTTGGCGAGTATGCGCGAGGGCGGGTGGAGGGAATACCATCAGTCAGCTTTGCCCAGGGACCGCCGGGAACGGATGCGCGGTCCGTGCTCAATCATTATGACGAGATCCGCCGACTGACTGGCCCTCTCACCGCGCTGCGATGGCGGGGACTGGCACAATTACGCCTGAGTCCGGCAGGTCTCCCGCCACTACGATTTTCGGATCAGATTCTCGTCGGAAGCGAGCAATCACGGCAGACGCTGATCACCGTGTATGGCAGGGAGCGGGACAAAATCCATGCGCTCCCCTATCCGATCGACCTGGAAACATTTCGCGTGGCGGAGACCATACCTGCCAGGGAGGGAATGCTGCGGTGCCTTTGGCTGGGACGGATCATTCCGCGCAAGAGACTGGATCTTTTTCTCGATGGAGCGGCCGGGGCCATCCGTGATGGTGTGAATCTGCGGCTCACGATCGCGGGAGGAGTGGGATTCATCCCGGGTTATGAGAAATTGATCCGCGACTTTCCCTACCCGTCGCAACTCGACTGGAGGCATTTCGTCCCGCGCGCGGAGGTGCCAGCGCTCCTGCACGATCACGATGTGCTGGTCCAACCAAGCGAGGAGGAAAACTTTGGCTCATCCGTGGCCGAGGCGCAGGCTTGCGGCCTGCCCGTGATTGTAGGACGCACCAATGGCAATGCTGATTACCTGGCGGATGGTGATATCCGGCTGGCGGATGACGATCCCCGCACACTGACTGAGGCGATCAAGATCGTCGCTGGTCGTAAGGCCTCACGGACGACAATCGACGAAGCGCGATCGCGGGCGTGCGCGGAGAAGCACTTTGCGCCAGCGAAAATTGCCGATCGGCTCGCGGACCTGCTAAAATCCTTCGCACGATCATGA
- a CDS encoding glycosyltransferase family 2 protein: MNAKATLLIPTYQRPRELAECLTRVMPQASAAGVETIICDDSRDDETRKMLSERFPLVRHIVGPRRGPAANRNAGARAASGEWLIFLDDDCEPGVDFLRAYLEEFGHHSAEEDIAFEGATIRQGSADSLLTEAPHNPGGGALISCNFAISRRAFLEAGAFDERFPMAAFEDTEFAARWNLKGGKVVFLPKAVVGHPLRSAPPAGRLARRWESRVISTYDFGGTTAQVAWRLPRHVLLVILSRFRGRKWSGDNIRAAGRFAAEYLFFLGLLPGWLMKYHAQPRSPFWLEQQKLGRAPRKLGL; this comes from the coding sequence ATGAACGCGAAAGCGACACTCCTTATTCCCACGTATCAGCGACCTCGCGAACTCGCCGAGTGCCTCACCCGGGTAATGCCACAAGCCTCCGCCGCAGGAGTGGAAACCATCATCTGTGATGATAGCCGCGACGACGAGACCAGAAAGATGCTTTCGGAGCGGTTTCCCCTGGTACGCCACATCGTCGGTCCGCGGCGCGGGCCAGCAGCCAATCGCAATGCAGGCGCGAGGGCGGCTTCAGGCGAATGGCTCATCTTCCTCGATGACGATTGCGAGCCGGGAGTGGATTTTCTCCGCGCCTACCTCGAGGAGTTTGGCCATCACAGTGCCGAGGAGGACATCGCTTTCGAGGGGGCTACGATTCGCCAGGGATCAGCAGATTCCCTGCTGACCGAGGCGCCGCACAATCCCGGCGGCGGAGCGCTGATCTCGTGCAACTTTGCCATTTCCCGCAGGGCTTTTCTGGAGGCAGGAGCTTTCGACGAGCGCTTCCCGATGGCTGCTTTTGAAGATACGGAGTTTGCCGCGCGATGGAATCTCAAGGGCGGAAAGGTCGTCTTCCTGCCCAAGGCAGTCGTCGGGCATCCTCTGCGGAGTGCTCCGCCCGCAGGCAGGCTGGCCCGCCGCTGGGAGTCGAGAGTGATCAGCACCTATGACTTCGGCGGCACGACGGCACAGGTGGCCTGGAGGCTGCCCCGCCACGTGCTGTTGGTGATCCTGAGCCGGTTCCGGGGCCGGAAATGGTCGGGAGACAACATCAGGGCGGCAGGGAGATTCGCTGCGGAGTATTTGTTTTTTTTAGGCCTTCTGCCCGGTTGGCTGATGAAATACCACGCCCAACCGCGCAGTCCCTTCTGGCTGGAACAGCAAAAGCTGGGGCGTGCTCCCCGCAAACTCGGGCTGTAG
- a CDS encoding acyltransferase — protein MINLSLKALRNNIWFAAYTLLAKPLPCSYSRWGGSFFKACRRFTAGKLLAHCGQRVNIEHGATFGRGNTIWLGDDSDLGIDCDLRGEVHIGNCTIMGPEVVIWTVNHRFDRIDIPVMQQGNMPMEPVWIGDDVWIGTRAIILPGVRIGNHAIIGAGAVVAKDIPDWAIVAGNPARVIRFRNETEADLE, from the coding sequence TTGATCAATCTCTCCCTGAAAGCCCTGAGGAACAACATCTGGTTTGCGGCGTATACGCTCCTCGCCAAGCCTCTGCCGTGTTCCTACAGCCGCTGGGGAGGCTCGTTCTTCAAGGCATGCCGTCGATTCACCGCCGGGAAACTGCTGGCGCATTGCGGCCAGAGGGTGAACATCGAGCATGGGGCGACCTTTGGACGAGGAAATACCATCTGGCTGGGTGACGACTCCGATCTCGGCATCGACTGCGACCTGCGCGGCGAGGTCCATATTGGGAACTGCACGATCATGGGTCCCGAGGTCGTCATATGGACCGTCAACCATCGCTTTGACCGGATCGACATTCCGGTGATGCAGCAGGGCAATATGCCCATGGAACCAGTATGGATCGGCGATGACGTCTGGATCGGGACGCGGGCGATCATTCTACCCGGAGTAAGGATCGGCAATCACGCCATCATCGGAGCGGGAGCCGTGGTCGCCAAAGACATACCCGACTGGGCCATCGTTGCGGGGAATCCCGCCCGCGTCATTCGCTTTCGGAACGAGACGGAGGCCGATCTGGAATGA
- a CDS encoding glycosyltransferase family 4 protein, giving the protein MNQTATIALASQIAPTYIGGLAEYQRHLAVGLRDHGQSVHSLCEYNRHPDQSLGYEELPWPLYVLEKTSLGRMTQALLPRLSTRAPRWAARIATCRLGMPDNLSPSAIHITGTGWDHTGFALARWARQLAVPFSIWPAVHPGQWGDAPIDLELYCRADTIFCQSGNERDHLARLGLPAEKMRLCGLPPFCLPDGDGTRLRQGLGIDQRPAVLFLGRRDEGKGYSALIAAWRLVLQRHPHAVLLLAGPGAPLKGGTLPAESYRDLGMVDNRTKSDAYAACDVFCLPSAHESFGIVYVEAWSYGKPVICGTAAASRELVTDEANGLWATQDPVELSEKIGFLLDQPKLRAQLGATGQQLQRERYTEATLLAAHLQAWQQVAAAG; this is encoded by the coding sequence GTGAACCAAACCGCCACCATAGCGCTCGCCAGCCAGATTGCCCCGACCTACATCGGCGGGCTGGCGGAATATCAGCGTCATCTGGCGGTCGGACTACGGGATCATGGGCAGTCGGTTCATTCCCTGTGCGAATACAATAGGCATCCTGATCAGAGTCTCGGCTATGAAGAGCTACCATGGCCGCTGTACGTGCTGGAAAAAACCTCTCTGGGGCGAATGACGCAGGCCCTGCTACCCCGGCTCTCAACGAGAGCACCTCGCTGGGCGGCGCGGATCGCCACATGTCGCCTCGGCATGCCGGATAACCTATCTCCCTCCGCCATCCACATCACGGGCACGGGATGGGACCACACAGGATTTGCCCTGGCGAGGTGGGCGCGTCAGCTCGCCGTCCCCTTCTCGATATGGCCGGCAGTGCATCCCGGCCAATGGGGGGATGCACCGATCGATCTCGAGCTTTACTGTCGAGCCGATACGATCTTTTGCCAGAGTGGAAATGAGCGAGATCATCTGGCTCGGCTGGGATTGCCGGCGGAAAAGATGCGGCTCTGCGGGCTGCCCCCCTTTTGCCTGCCAGATGGAGACGGTACACGGCTGCGGCAAGGACTCGGCATCGATCAGCGGCCAGCTGTTCTGTTTCTCGGGAGGCGGGATGAAGGCAAGGGCTATTCCGCCCTCATCGCGGCATGGAGGCTCGTCCTGCAACGGCATCCCCACGCAGTGCTATTGCTGGCCGGACCAGGTGCGCCTCTGAAAGGAGGCACACTGCCTGCCGAAAGCTACCGCGATCTCGGCATGGTCGACAACCGTACGAAATCCGATGCCTACGCAGCATGCGACGTCTTTTGCCTGCCCTCGGCCCACGAATCCTTCGGCATCGTCTATGTCGAAGCCTGGTCGTATGGAAAGCCCGTTATCTGCGGAACGGCCGCAGCCAGTCGGGAACTTGTGACGGATGAAGCCAACGGACTCTGGGCAACTCAGGACCCAGTGGAACTGAGCGAGAAAATCGGATTTCTGCTGGACCAGCCCAAGCTGCGTGCGCAACTCGGAGCCACCGGCCAGCAACTCCAGCGCGAGCGCTACACGGAGGCGACGCTCCTTGCCGCGCATTTGCAGGCTTGGCAACAGGTGGCGGCGGCAGGATAA